A portion of the Deinococcus peraridilitoris DSM 19664 genome contains these proteins:
- a CDS encoding class I SAM-dependent DNA methyltransferase: MQRPPFTALASVYDAIMADIEYDAWADFVLDYLRAEGEVPRSMLDLACGTGASSGPFVTRGLEVTGLDASGNMLKVAAEKLPGVRFVQGDLRHFELGEQFDLITCLFDSLNNLTEAHELGQALSRARAHLKPGGVLVFDVNSRLGVRELWEDDAIEGLATMPDGREVHYHWSHHYDPGRDLGIVQAFCRLEGEEFVEVHEERGYDPADLEPLLRAAGFGRWQFGEFPDYAAPEADTARFWTFAHNAWPGEGLPAAGPEAA; this comes from the coding sequence GTGCAACGTCCTCCCTTCACGGCCCTGGCCAGCGTGTACGACGCCATCATGGCCGACATCGAATACGACGCCTGGGCGGATTTCGTGCTGGATTACCTGCGCGCCGAGGGCGAGGTGCCCCGGAGCATGCTGGACCTTGCCTGCGGAACGGGCGCGTCGAGTGGTCCCTTCGTGACGCGTGGTCTGGAAGTCACCGGGCTCGACGCGTCGGGTAACATGCTGAAAGTCGCCGCCGAGAAGCTGCCCGGTGTGCGTTTCGTGCAGGGCGACCTGCGCCACTTCGAGCTGGGCGAGCAGTTCGATCTGATCACCTGCCTGTTCGATTCGCTCAACAACCTTACCGAAGCGCACGAACTGGGCCAGGCGCTGTCGCGGGCCCGCGCGCACCTCAAGCCGGGCGGCGTTCTGGTGTTCGACGTGAACAGCCGCCTGGGCGTGCGTGAACTGTGGGAGGACGACGCCATCGAGGGTCTGGCTACCATGCCCGACGGCCGCGAGGTGCACTATCACTGGTCGCATCACTACGATCCGGGGCGTGACCTGGGCATCGTGCAGGCCTTCTGCCGTCTGGAAGGCGAGGAGTTCGTCGAGGTGCACGAGGAGCGCGGGTATGATCCTGCCGACCTGGAGCCCCTTTTGCGCGCGGCGGGTTTTGGCCGTTGGCAATTTGGTGAGTTCCCGGATTACGCCGCGCCGGAAGCCGACACGGCGCGCTTCTGGACCTTTGCCCACAATGCCTGGCCGGGAGAAGGCCTGCCGGCCGCCGGACCGGAGGCGGCGTGA